A single window of Methylobacterium nodulans ORS 2060 DNA harbors:
- a CDS encoding UDP-N-acetylmuramoyl-L-alanyl-D-glutamate--2,6-diaminopimelate ligase → MSMATTLGALFPEAAGPEAGIPVTGLTADSRRVRPGFVFVAVPGTTMDGRSFATAAAAAGAVAMVTEGPRPEALPAEVAYLAVPDARRALALAAARLFARQPETIVAVTGTSGKSSVADFVRQVLARLGRRSASLGTLGVVTGEGAAYGSLTTPDPVTLHETLDRLAGDGITDLAMEASSHGIEQRRLDGVRLTAAAFTNLGHDHLDYHHTPEAYLTAKLRLFETLLPDAATAIVNADGPMADRVAASVRARGLPLVTTGLSGETLRLSAVETRGFAQALTIKAEGRAYQVDLPLVGGFQVENALVAAGLVLATPAGRGRLPEVVAALGHLAGVPGRLERVATHNGALCVVDYAHKPEALAGVLQALRPFTTGRLVCVMGCGGDRDRAKRPMMGRIAVAGADRVIVTDDNPRSEDPAAIRAEILAAAPGAEEIGDRAEAIRTAVRGLGPGDVLVVAGKGHETGQIIGNRTLPFSDRDAVLSAIEETRA, encoded by the coding sequence ATGAGCATGGCGACCACCCTCGGCGCGCTGTTTCCCGAGGCCGCCGGGCCTGAGGCCGGGATCCCCGTCACGGGCCTCACCGCCGACAGCCGGCGGGTGCGGCCCGGCTTCGTCTTCGTCGCGGTGCCCGGCACGACGATGGATGGGCGCAGCTTCGCGACGGCGGCCGCCGCCGCCGGAGCCGTCGCGATGGTGACCGAGGGGCCGCGCCCGGAGGCGCTGCCGGCGGAAGTCGCCTATCTGGCGGTGCCGGATGCCCGCCGCGCCCTGGCGCTCGCCGCCGCGCGGCTCTTCGCGCGCCAGCCGGAGACGATCGTCGCGGTCACGGGCACCAGCGGCAAGAGCTCGGTCGCGGATTTCGTCCGCCAGGTCCTGGCGCGGCTCGGCCGGCGCTCGGCGAGCCTCGGCACCCTCGGCGTCGTCACCGGGGAGGGCGCCGCCTACGGCTCGCTCACCACGCCCGATCCGGTCACCCTGCACGAGACCCTCGACCGGCTCGCGGGCGACGGCATCACCGATCTCGCCATGGAGGCCTCCTCGCACGGGATCGAGCAGCGGCGCCTCGATGGCGTGCGCCTGACGGCGGCCGCCTTCACCAATCTCGGCCACGACCATCTCGACTACCACCACACGCCCGAAGCGTATCTGACGGCCAAGCTGCGCCTGTTCGAGACCCTGCTGCCGGACGCCGCCACGGCCATCGTCAACGCGGACGGGCCGATGGCGGACCGCGTTGCCGCCTCCGTGCGTGCCCGCGGGCTTCCCCTCGTCACCACCGGCCTGAGCGGCGAGACCCTGCGGTTGTCCGCCGTCGAGACCCGCGGCTTTGCGCAAGCGCTCACCATCAAGGCGGAGGGGAGGGCCTACCAGGTCGATCTTCCCCTCGTGGGCGGCTTCCAGGTCGAGAACGCGCTGGTGGCGGCCGGCCTCGTGCTGGCGACGCCGGCCGGGCGCGGGCGCCTGCCGGAGGTCGTCGCCGCGCTCGGCCATCTCGCGGGCGTTCCGGGCCGGCTGGAGCGGGTCGCGACCCATAACGGCGCGCTCTGCGTGGTCGATTATGCGCATAAACCCGAGGCGCTGGCCGGCGTCCTCCAGGCGCTTCGGCCCTTCACGACCGGGCGCCTCGTCTGCGTGATGGGCTGCGGCGGCGACCGCGACCGCGCCAAGCGCCCGATGATGGGCCGCATCGCCGTCGCGGGCGCCGACCGGGTCATCGTCACGGACGACAACCCCCGCAGCGAGGATCCGGCGGCGATCCGGGCGGAGATCCTGGCCGCGGCGCCGGGCGCGGAGGAGATCGGCGATCGGGCCGAGGCGATCCGCACGGCCGTGCGGGGGCTCGGCCCCGGCGACGTGCTGGTCGTCGCCGGAAAAGGTCATGAAACGGGCCAGATCATCGGCAACCGCACGCTGCCGTTCTCGGACCGCGACGCGGTGCTGAGCGCGATCGAGGAGACGCGTGCATGA
- a CDS encoding penicillin-binding protein 2, giving the protein MIVTILRAMFRFAVERSAARVNLVGLVFAAVFAVIAGRLVLTAALPEEPSSSAQRVAAAAATAIRPDIIDRNGEILATDIRTVSLFAEPRNIYDKDEAVELLTAVLPQLNARELREKLSTKKGFVWVKRELTPKQQAEIHRLGIPGIGFLPDHKRVYPNGVAAAHVLGFANLDNVGIAGMEKYIDKTGLKDLNNLGFIEKSADLAPVQLSIDLRAQHAVRDELAWGMGHYRAKAAAAMILDVNTGEVIALASLPDFDPNEPADALNPDRINRMNVGVYEMGSTFKAMTLAMALESGKFTVNSTFDTRGGVLHWGRQKIHEYHGTNRVITLPEVFTHSSNIGSAKMALGVGVPGHKAFLRKMGLLDRMRTELPESAEPIIPPRWTEINTITIAFGHGLAVAPIQAAAAVGAITNGGFLITPTFLKRDEAAAREKATQVLTPQTSEAMRFIMRLNATEGSAKKAAIPYYFVGGKTGTAEKVIGGRYVKNRLFTTFMAAAPMDKPKYLFVTIMDEPQAVASESGGYATAAWNSGVVTGRIIARVAPILGLPPQFEPPAKPFPLMVKLGAYHANEVGGR; this is encoded by the coding sequence CTGATCGTGACGATCCTGCGCGCGATGTTCCGCTTCGCCGTCGAGCGCAGCGCGGCGCGCGTGAACCTCGTCGGTCTCGTCTTCGCGGCGGTCTTCGCCGTGATCGCCGGCCGGCTGGTCCTGACGGCGGCTTTGCCCGAGGAGCCGAGCAGCTCGGCCCAGCGGGTCGCGGCGGCGGCCGCGACGGCGATCCGCCCCGACATCATCGATCGCAACGGCGAGATCCTGGCGACCGACATCCGCACGGTCTCGCTCTTCGCCGAGCCGCGCAACATCTACGACAAGGACGAGGCGGTCGAGCTGCTCACCGCGGTCCTGCCCCAGCTCAACGCCCGCGAGCTGCGCGAGAAGCTCAGCACCAAGAAGGGCTTCGTCTGGGTCAAGCGCGAGCTCACGCCCAAGCAGCAGGCCGAGATCCACCGGCTCGGCATCCCGGGGATCGGCTTCCTGCCCGACCACAAGCGCGTCTACCCGAACGGCGTCGCGGCGGCCCACGTGCTCGGCTTCGCCAACCTCGACAATGTCGGCATCGCCGGCATGGAGAAGTACATCGACAAGACCGGGCTCAAGGATCTCAACAACTTAGGATTCATCGAGAAGTCCGCCGACCTCGCGCCGGTCCAGCTCTCGATCGACCTGCGCGCCCAGCACGCGGTGCGCGACGAGCTGGCCTGGGGCATGGGGCATTACCGCGCCAAGGCCGCAGCCGCGATGATCCTCGACGTGAATACCGGCGAGGTGATCGCGCTCGCCTCCCTGCCCGACTTCGACCCGAACGAGCCCGCCGACGCGCTCAATCCCGACCGCATCAACCGCATGAATGTCGGCGTCTACGAGATGGGCTCGACCTTCAAGGCGATGACGCTGGCCATGGCCCTCGAATCGGGCAAGTTCACCGTCAACTCGACCTTCGACACCCGCGGCGGCGTGCTGCATTGGGGCCGGCAGAAGATCCACGAATACCACGGCACCAACCGGGTCATCACCTTGCCGGAGGTGTTCACCCACTCCTCCAACATCGGCTCGGCCAAGATGGCGCTCGGGGTGGGCGTGCCCGGCCACAAGGCCTTCCTGAGGAAGATGGGTCTGCTCGACCGGATGCGGACGGAGCTGCCGGAGAGTGCCGAGCCGATCATCCCGCCGCGCTGGACCGAGATCAACACGATCACCATCGCGTTCGGGCACGGGCTCGCGGTGGCGCCGATCCAGGCCGCCGCCGCCGTGGGGGCCATCACCAATGGCGGCTTCCTCATCACGCCGACCTTCCTGAAGCGCGACGAGGCCGCCGCCCGCGAGAAGGCGACCCAGGTCTTGACGCCGCAGACCAGCGAGGCGATGCGGTTCATCATGCGCCTCAACGCCACCGAGGGCTCGGCCAAGAAGGCCGCGATCCCGTACTACTTCGTCGGCGGCAAGACCGGCACCGCCGAGAAGGTGATCGGCGGCCGCTACGTGAAGAACCGGCTGTTCACGACCTTCATGGCCGCCGCCCCGATGGACAAGCCCAAATACCTGTTCGTGACGATCATGGACGAGCCGCAGGCGGTGGCCTCGGAATCCGGCGGCTATGCGACCGCGGCCTGGAACTCGGGCGTGGTCACCGGCCGGATCATCGCCCGGGTGGCGCCGATCCTCGGCCTTCCCCCGCAATTCGAGCCGCCGGCGAAGCCCTTCCCGCTGATGGTCAAGCTCGGCGCCTACCACGCCAACGAGGTCGGCGGGCGATGA
- the ftsL gene encoding cell division protein FtsL, giving the protein MIRLLHLVAIAGLIASAVYAYSIKYDTLYQAEQVAKLKSRLRREREATAVLRAEWQLLTRPDRLQAAVDKYLQLEPIGTQHLGRLADLPARPDRGDEIARKLESLGLTATATPAPKERPAATTGRSGEEPRTTGSTSGSRSPRTSTRTPTATR; this is encoded by the coding sequence GTGATCCGCCTCCTCCACCTCGTGGCCATCGCGGGCCTGATCGCCTCGGCCGTCTACGCCTACTCGATCAAGTACGACACGCTCTACCAGGCTGAGCAGGTCGCCAAGCTCAAGAGCCGCCTGCGCCGGGAGCGGGAGGCGACCGCGGTGCTGCGCGCCGAGTGGCAGCTCCTCACCCGGCCCGACCGCCTCCAGGCGGCCGTGGACAAGTACCTGCAGCTCGAACCGATCGGGACCCAGCATCTCGGGCGTCTTGCCGACCTGCCGGCGCGGCCCGACCGCGGCGACGAGATCGCCCGCAAGCTCGAATCCCTCGGGCTCACCGCCACGGCGACGCCCGCGCCCAAGGAGCGTCCCGCCGCGACCACGGGCCGGAGCGGCGAGGAGCCGCGTACCACCGGCTCGACCTCCGGTTCCCGCTCCCCCCGCACGTCCACCCGCACCCCGACGGCGACGAGGTAG
- the rsmH gene encoding 16S rRNA (cytosine(1402)-N(4))-methyltransferase RsmH: MSGMPPHIPVLLKEVRSALRLGEGPGIVVDGTFGAGGYTRAILEADPGQRVIAIDRDPTAIATGRGLAAAMAGRLMLVQGRFGELDRLVRAQGIETVDGVVLDIGVSSMQLDQAQRGFSFRQDGPLDMRMESGGTSAADLVNEASEAELADIIYHYGEERRARAVARAILEARRRGRIATTATLAEIVASVVRPEPGSGIHPATRTFQALRIAVNDELGELQRALHAAERILRPGGRLAVVTFHSLEDRIVKQFFSARSGRAVSASRHLPMAEKPAPRSFTLVTKGPIGPSEAEATANPRARSAKLRAGERTDAPIPEPLTALAALAALPSRERGGGRR; encoded by the coding sequence ATGAGCGGGATGCCGCCCCACATCCCGGTGCTTCTCAAGGAGGTGCGCAGCGCGCTGCGCCTCGGCGAGGGGCCGGGCATCGTCGTCGACGGCACCTTCGGGGCCGGCGGCTATACCCGCGCCATCCTGGAGGCCGATCCGGGCCAGCGCGTGATCGCTATCGACCGCGACCCGACCGCCATCGCCACTGGGCGCGGCCTCGCGGCGGCCATGGCGGGCCGTCTCATGCTGGTCCAGGGCCGGTTCGGCGAGCTCGACCGGCTCGTGCGGGCGCAGGGGATCGAGACCGTCGACGGGGTCGTCCTCGACATCGGCGTGTCCTCGATGCAGCTCGACCAGGCGCAGCGCGGCTTCTCGTTCCGCCAGGACGGACCCCTCGACATGCGCATGGAGAGCGGGGGGACGAGCGCCGCCGACCTCGTCAACGAGGCGTCGGAGGCCGAGCTTGCCGACATCATCTACCATTACGGCGAGGAGCGCCGCGCGCGCGCCGTGGCCCGGGCGATCCTGGAGGCGCGTCGCCGCGGCCGCATCGCCACGACGGCTACGCTCGCCGAGATCGTGGCGAGCGTGGTCAGGCCCGAGCCCGGCAGCGGCATCCATCCGGCGACCCGGACCTTCCAGGCCCTGCGCATCGCGGTCAACGACGAACTCGGCGAGCTGCAGCGGGCCCTGCACGCGGCGGAGCGCATCCTGCGCCCCGGCGGCCGGCTCGCGGTCGTGACCTTCCATTCGCTGGAGGATCGGATCGTCAAGCAGTTCTTCTCGGCCCGCAGCGGCCGCGCGGTCTCGGCCTCCCGCCACCTGCCGATGGCCGAGAAGCCGGCCCCGAGGAGCTTCACGCTCGTCACCAAGGGGCCGATCGGCCCGAGCGAGGCGGAGGCCACCGCCAATCCGCGGGCGCGCTCGGCCAAGCTCCGGGCGGGCGAGCGCACCGACGCGCCGATCCCTGAGCCCCTGACCGCCCTTGCGGCGCTCGCCGCGCTGCCGTCCCGCGAGCGCGGGGGAGGCCGCCGGTGA
- a CDS encoding DUF5625 family protein, which yields MKRVFLGLSLIFIGLLASVVVYLLTWRFAHEEVPFQAGVKGAKAEVYFSVLRTARHSFYLNPYFKSGDPQDPERTKDRERVSKLAGSGAHDSKTKRPINDGLPIPVRLTIIRLSHDLPETIHDKVYIEHELEGWALNHYLKLIVHYKLDAGQYQARIEALDDIPLLQTVPIRFDVHVAHDRL from the coding sequence ATGAAACGTGTCTTTCTCGGATTATCTCTAATCTTTATCGGATTATTGGCGAGTGTGGTTGTATATTTACTTACATGGAGATTTGCTCACGAAGAGGTTCCATTCCAGGCTGGAGTTAAAGGCGCTAAGGCTGAGGTTTACTTCAGCGTGCTTAGGACGGCACGCCATTCTTTTTATCTAAATCCCTACTTTAAGTCCGGTGACCCACAGGATCCTGAAAGGACTAAAGATCGTGAGCGTGTAAGCAAGCTAGCCGGAAGTGGTGCTCACGATTCTAAGACCAAGCGTCCGATCAACGATGGTCTGCCAATCCCTGTGCGTCTGACAATAATTCGGCTCAGCCATGATTTGCCAGAAACAATACATGACAAAGTCTACATCGAGCATGAACTGGAAGGGTGGGCTTTGAATCACTATTTAAAATTGATAGTTCACTACAAGCTCGATGCGGGCCAGTATCAAGCTCGTATTGAAGCACTTGATGATATACCATTGCTGCAAACCGTTCCTATCCGGTTTGATGTGCATGTCGCTCACGACCGCTTATGA
- a CDS encoding calcium:proton antiporter translates to MHVPQGGMPWWAWGWPALAWMVLGAALLTEPPALLLAGAGIVLVATVFAAVFHAEVVAHRVGEPFGTLVLALAVTVIEVALIVSVMIGGGAAKAGLARDTVFAAVMIICNGLVGLCLLAGGVRHREQGFQLQGALAALAVLAALVTLTLVLPNFVSTAGPVFTVPQLLFAGGASLVLYGSFVFVQTIRHRDYFLPESGAGDEDDHAAPPSVRVALASFGLLLACLVAVVGLAKVLTPTLERGIDGLGIPKAVAGIVIAALVLMPEGLAALRAARADRLQTSMNLALGSALATIGLTIPAVALVSVLIGQPLALGLGPKDQVLLALTLLVAVITLGTGRTTVLQGIVHLVIFASFLFFALMP, encoded by the coding sequence ATGCACGTGCCGCAGGGCGGGATGCCGTGGTGGGCCTGGGGCTGGCCCGCCCTGGCCTGGATGGTTCTCGGCGCCGCGCTTCTGACCGAGCCGCCCGCCCTCCTGCTCGCGGGGGCCGGAATCGTGCTGGTCGCGACGGTGTTCGCGGCGGTCTTCCACGCGGAGGTCGTCGCCCATCGGGTCGGCGAGCCGTTCGGAACCCTCGTGCTGGCGCTCGCGGTCACGGTGATCGAGGTCGCGCTCATCGTCTCGGTGATGATCGGCGGCGGGGCCGCCAAGGCGGGGCTCGCGCGCGACACGGTCTTCGCGGCCGTGATGATCATCTGCAACGGCCTCGTCGGCCTGTGCCTGCTCGCGGGCGGCGTGCGGCACCGCGAGCAGGGCTTCCAGCTCCAGGGGGCGCTCGCCGCCCTCGCGGTGCTGGCGGCCCTCGTCACCCTGACCCTGGTGCTGCCGAACTTCGTGAGCACCGCCGGTCCGGTCTTCACGGTGCCCCAGCTTCTGTTCGCCGGAGGCGCCTCCCTGGTCCTCTACGGGTCGTTCGTCTTCGTGCAGACCATCCGCCACCGCGACTATTTCCTGCCGGAGAGCGGGGCAGGCGACGAGGACGACCATGCCGCGCCGCCGTCCGTCAGGGTCGCCCTCGCGAGCTTCGGGCTGCTCCTGGCCTGCCTCGTGGCGGTGGTGGGGCTCGCCAAGGTGCTCACCCCCACGCTGGAGCGCGGCATCGACGGTCTGGGCATCCCCAAGGCGGTGGCCGGCATCGTCATCGCGGCGCTCGTGCTGATGCCCGAGGGGCTCGCCGCCTTGCGCGCGGCGCGCGCCGACCGGCTGCAGACCAGCATGAATCTCGCGCTCGGCTCGGCACTGGCGACGATCGGCCTGACCATCCCGGCGGTGGCCCTGGTCTCGGTGCTGATCGGGCAGCCGCTCGCCCTCGGGCTCGGTCCGAAGGATCAGGTGCTGCTTGCCCTCACCCTGCTCGTCGCCGTGATCACGCTGGGCACGGGGCGCACGACCGTCCTGCAGGGCATCGTGCACCTCGTGATCTTCGCCTCGTTCCTGTTCTTCGCCCTCATGCCGTGA
- a CDS encoding VOC family protein — protein MEYLHTMVRVADLDRALDFYCGKFGLQEVRRVENEKGRYTLVFLAAPGDVARARDTKSPLLELTYNWDPEEYTGGRNFGHLAYQVDDIYDTCAKLQAAGVTINRPPRDGHMAFIRSPDGISIEILQKGGSKPPQEPWASMPNTGTW, from the coding sequence ATGGAATATCTGCACACGATGGTTCGGGTCGCCGATCTCGACCGCGCCCTCGACTTCTACTGTGGCAAGTTCGGCCTGCAGGAGGTGCGCCGGGTCGAGAACGAGAAGGGCCGCTACACCCTGGTGTTCCTGGCCGCTCCGGGCGACGTCGCTCGCGCCAGGGACACCAAGTCGCCGCTCCTCGAGCTGACCTACAACTGGGATCCGGAGGAATATACCGGCGGCCGCAATTTCGGGCATCTTGCCTATCAGGTCGACGACATCTACGACACCTGCGCCAAGCTGCAGGCAGCCGGCGTGACCATCAACCGCCCGCCGCGGGACGGTCACATGGCCTTCATCCGCTCGCCGGATGGGATCTCGATCGAGATCCTGCAGAAGGGCGGATCGAAGCCGCCGCAGGAGCCCTGGGCATCGATGCCGAATACCGGCACGTGGTAG
- the pepN gene encoding aminopeptidase N encodes MRTETPPIVRLADYRPSDYLIDRVDLDVRLHPTETRITATLALRPNPLGEAGAPLVLDGDDLTLLAVALDGQPTAPGALEATPRGLTLHQPPQRPFVLSLETQVNPSANTKLMGLYRSNGVYCTQCEADGFRRITYFLDRPDVLAVYTTRIEADREEAPVLLGNGNPVEAGEAGPGRHYAVWHDPYPKPAYLFALVGGRLGRISSRFTTMEGREVEIAVHVEPGKEHRAPYALDAVARAMAWDERVFGRPYDLDVFNVVAVSDFNMGAMENKGLNIFNDKYVLASPDTATDTDYANIEAIIAHEYFHNWSGNRVTCRDWFQLCLKEGLTVFRDQEFSSDERSRPVHRIAEVRTLRARQFPEDAGPLAHPVRPQAYREINNFYTATVYEKGAEIVRMLRTLLGPERFRAGMDLYFSRCDGTAATVEDFLAAFAEASGRDLAAFARWYAQAGTPTVSVAGRYDPHQCTYTLDFHQSLPAIATEASGGGAPQPLVIPISLGLVAREGGALAARSERVRDGVFVLQEESDRLVFTEVASEPVPSLFRGFSAPVKVAHSLDTAQCLTLLAHDSDPFNRWQAAQNLALDILTTRARGGAPLAAEAGPGGAALAQALGGFLDAEALKDPAFAALVLAIAGDQEVAQEIGANVDPDAIHRARWTLRAHLGRALQPRLLALREALAAPAGQPFSPDAASAGQRALRNAALDLIAAADPELGTRLAEAQFEEADNMTDRLAALAVLTLLPGEGRERALAAFDETYRGEPLVLDKWFALQAMIPEPGTVARVRALMRHEGYSAANPNRVRALIGSFSLNNPTQFHREDGAGYELLAETVLDLDSRNPQVAARLLTAFNTWRMMEPGRRARAEARLRMIAASPGLSPDVSDIANRSLASARHQITA; translated from the coding sequence ATGCGCACCGAGACCCCGCCGATCGTCCGCCTCGCCGACTACCGGCCGAGCGACTACCTGATCGACCGGGTCGATCTCGATGTGCGGCTGCACCCGACCGAGACCCGCATCACCGCCACCCTGGCCCTGCGGCCGAACCCGCTCGGCGAGGCCGGCGCGCCCCTCGTCCTCGACGGCGACGACCTCACCCTGCTGGCGGTCGCCCTCGACGGCCAGCCGACCGCGCCGGGCGCCCTCGAGGCGACGCCCCGCGGCCTCACCCTGCACCAGCCCCCCCAGCGCCCCTTCGTGCTCTCCCTCGAGACGCAGGTGAACCCGAGCGCCAACACCAAGCTGATGGGGCTCTATCGCTCGAACGGCGTCTACTGCACGCAATGCGAGGCGGACGGCTTCCGGCGCATCACCTACTTCCTCGACCGGCCGGACGTGCTCGCGGTCTACACGACCCGCATCGAGGCCGACCGCGAGGAGGCGCCGGTGCTGCTCGGCAACGGCAACCCGGTCGAGGCGGGCGAGGCCGGGCCGGGGCGCCACTACGCGGTCTGGCACGACCCCTACCCGAAGCCCGCCTATCTGTTCGCCCTCGTCGGCGGGCGGCTCGGGCGGATCTCCTCCCGCTTCACCACCATGGAGGGCCGGGAGGTCGAGATCGCCGTCCATGTCGAGCCCGGGAAGGAGCACCGCGCACCCTACGCCCTCGACGCGGTGGCCCGCGCCATGGCCTGGGACGAGCGCGTCTTCGGCCGGCCCTACGACCTCGACGTCTTCAACGTCGTCGCCGTCTCCGACTTCAACATGGGCGCGATGGAGAACAAGGGCCTCAACATCTTCAACGACAAATACGTTCTGGCCAGCCCCGACACCGCCACAGACACGGATTACGCCAATATCGAGGCGATCATCGCCCACGAATACTTCCATAACTGGTCGGGCAACCGCGTCACCTGCCGAGACTGGTTCCAGCTGTGCCTGAAGGAGGGCCTCACGGTCTTCCGCGACCAGGAATTCTCCTCCGATGAGCGCTCGCGCCCGGTGCACCGCATCGCCGAGGTGCGCACCCTTCGCGCCCGCCAGTTTCCGGAGGATGCGGGACCGCTCGCCCATCCGGTCCGCCCGCAGGCCTACCGGGAGATCAACAACTTCTACACCGCGACGGTCTACGAGAAGGGCGCCGAGATCGTCCGGATGCTGCGCACGCTCCTCGGCCCTGAGCGCTTCCGGGCGGGCATGGACCTCTATTTCTCGCGCTGCGACGGCACCGCGGCGACGGTGGAGGATTTCCTCGCAGCCTTCGCGGAGGCGAGCGGCCGCGATCTTGCGGCCTTCGCGCGCTGGTACGCGCAGGCCGGCACGCCGACCGTCTCGGTGGCCGGCCGCTACGATCCCCATCAGTGCACCTACACCCTCGATTTCCACCAGAGCCTGCCGGCCATCGCCACCGAGGCAAGCGGCGGCGGCGCCCCCCAGCCCCTCGTCATCCCGATCTCCCTCGGCCTGGTGGCGCGGGAGGGCGGCGCCCTCGCGGCCCGTTCCGAGCGCGTGCGGGACGGCGTCTTCGTGCTTCAGGAGGAGAGCGACCGCCTCGTCTTCACGGAGGTCGCATCCGAGCCGGTGCCGTCGCTGTTCCGGGGCTTCTCCGCGCCCGTGAAGGTGGCCCATTCCCTCGACACGGCGCAGTGCCTCACCCTGCTCGCCCATGACAGCGACCCGTTCAACCGCTGGCAGGCGGCCCAGAACCTCGCCCTCGACATCCTCACGACGCGGGCGCGCGGCGGCGCCCCGCTCGCCGCGGAAGCCGGCCCCGGCGGCGCGGCCCTGGCGCAGGCCCTCGGCGGATTCCTCGATGCCGAGGCCCTGAAGGACCCGGCCTTCGCGGCCTTGGTCCTGGCGATCGCGGGCGACCAGGAGGTGGCGCAGGAGATCGGCGCCAACGTCGATCCCGATGCGATCCACCGCGCCCGCTGGACCCTGCGCGCGCATCTCGGTCGCGCGCTCCAGCCCCGGCTTCTCGCGCTGCGCGAGGCGCTGGCCGCGCCGGCGGGCCAGCCGTTCAGTCCCGACGCGGCGAGCGCCGGGCAGCGGGCCCTGCGCAATGCCGCCCTCGACCTGATCGCGGCGGCCGATCCGGAGCTCGGCACCCGCCTGGCCGAGGCGCAGTTCGAGGAGGCCGACAACATGACCGACCGGCTCGCGGCGCTGGCGGTCCTCACCCTGCTCCCGGGCGAAGGCCGCGAGCGGGCGCTCGCCGCCTTCGACGAGACCTATCGCGGCGAGCCCCTCGTCCTCGACAAGTGGTTCGCCCTCCAGGCGATGATCCCCGAGCCCGGCACGGTGGCGCGCGTGCGCGCGCTCATGCGTCACGAGGGCTATTCCGCCGCCAACCCCAACCGGGTGCGCGCGCTCATCGGCAGCTTCAGCCTCAACAATCCGACGCAGTTCCACCGGGAGGATGGCGCCGGCTACGAGCTCCTGGCCGAAACCGTGCTCGATCTCGACTCGCGCAACCCTCAGGTCGCAGCACGTCTGCTGACGGCTTTCAATACCTGGCGGATGATGGAGCCGGGCCGGCGCGCCCGCGCGGAGGCGCGACTGCGCATGATCGCGGCCTCGCCGGGACTCTCGCCGGATGTCTCCGACATCGCGAATCGATCGCTCGCCTCGGCCCGGCACCAGATAACGGCCTGA